A stretch of the Actinotalea sp. JY-7876 genome encodes the following:
- a CDS encoding CinA family protein, with product MSLPGAAAVELLARAGWTVAVAESLTGGALCAALVDVPGASRCVRGGVVAYATDLKAALLGVDGQLLAEHGAVHPEVALQMARGVRVRLGATWGLATTGVAGPDPHDGHAPGTFHVAVDGPGGPEVVSVEGSGGDRAAVREAASLAALRLLIRRAGDGGGHDPMTTART from the coding sequence GTGAGCCTGCCCGGGGCCGCGGCCGTCGAGCTCCTCGCGCGGGCGGGATGGACGGTGGCGGTCGCCGAGTCCCTCACCGGCGGTGCGCTGTGCGCCGCGCTCGTCGACGTCCCCGGGGCCTCTCGGTGCGTCCGGGGCGGCGTGGTGGCCTACGCGACGGACCTCAAGGCGGCGCTGCTGGGCGTCGACGGGCAGCTGCTCGCCGAGCACGGTGCCGTGCACCCCGAGGTGGCCCTCCAGATGGCGCGGGGCGTGCGCGTGCGCCTGGGGGCCACGTGGGGCCTGGCGACGACGGGCGTGGCCGGGCCGGACCCGCACGACGGGCACGCTCCCGGCACCTTCCACGTCGCCGTCGACGGGCCGGGCGGCCCCGAGGTGGTGTCGGTGGAGGGCTCCGGCGGTGACCGCGCGGCCGTGCGGGAGGCCGCGTCACTGGCCGCCCTGCGGCTCCTGATCCGCCGCGCGGGTGACGGCGGAGGTCACGATCCGATGACGACGGCACGGACCTGA
- a CDS encoding helix-turn-helix domain-containing protein has product MVVLRREIGDVLRGARQRQGRTLREVSSAARVSLGYLSEVERGQKEASSELLGSICDALDVPLSLVLREVSDRVAVAEGLAIPDTVPADLASCLRRPDTGGSWSQRGELAPVG; this is encoded by the coding sequence ATGGTCGTCCTTCGACGCGAGATCGGCGACGTCCTCCGCGGCGCGCGCCAGCGCCAGGGCCGCACGCTGCGCGAGGTCAGCTCCGCCGCACGGGTGTCGCTCGGCTACCTCAGCGAGGTCGAGCGCGGGCAGAAGGAGGCGTCCTCGGAGCTCCTCGGCTCCATCTGCGACGCCCTCGACGTGCCGCTGTCGCTGGTCCTGCGCGAGGTGAGCGACCGCGTCGCCGTGGCCGAGGGTCTCGCGATCCCCGACACCGTCCCGGCGGACCTCGCCTCGTGCCTGCGCCGTCCGGATACCGGTGGTTCCTGGTCGCAGCGCGGAGAGCTCGCACCCGTCGGCTGA
- a CDS encoding Fpg/Nei family DNA glycosylase: MPEGDVVRRTAQRLDAALAGQVLVRAELRWPDAAGLDLVGRTVTEVRSYGKHLLVRLDDGRTLHTHLRMEGTWRVARTDSGAAAGRGADVRAVLATARWTALGIRLGMLDVVPTRDERTLIGHLGPDVLAPDFPVAGLPEALRRLAARAAAPIGEVLLDQTVLAGLGTIWMAESLYARRTWPWTPAGDVADPASLIMTARTLMERSVAADLPTSTGETGRGLTSWVHGRAGRPCRRCGTTVDVGPVRRPPMQRPAFWCPGCQPVPPGARHPGVWRARAENTPSR, encoded by the coding sequence ATGCCCGAGGGGGACGTCGTCCGCCGGACCGCGCAGCGGCTCGACGCCGCGCTCGCCGGCCAGGTCCTGGTCCGCGCGGAGCTGCGGTGGCCGGACGCGGCGGGCCTCGACCTCGTCGGGCGCACCGTCACCGAGGTCCGCTCGTACGGCAAGCACCTGCTGGTCCGGCTCGACGACGGCCGGACGCTGCACACCCACCTGCGCATGGAGGGCACGTGGCGCGTGGCGCGGACGGACAGCGGCGCGGCCGCGGGGCGCGGCGCCGACGTCCGGGCGGTCCTGGCCACCGCCCGCTGGACCGCCCTGGGCATCCGCCTCGGGATGCTCGACGTCGTCCCGACGCGGGACGAGCGCACGCTGATCGGTCACCTGGGGCCGGACGTGCTCGCGCCGGACTTCCCGGTCGCCGGCCTGCCCGAGGCGCTCCGCCGGCTCGCCGCGCGCGCGGCCGCGCCGATCGGCGAGGTGCTGCTCGACCAGACCGTGCTCGCGGGGCTCGGGACGATCTGGATGGCCGAGTCGCTCTACGCCCGGCGCACCTGGCCCTGGACCCCGGCCGGCGACGTCGCCGACCCCGCCAGCCTGATCATGACGGCGCGGACGCTCATGGAGCGCAGCGTCGCCGCCGACCTGCCGACGAGCACCGGGGAGACCGGGCGAGGGCTGACGAGCTGGGTGCACGGGCGCGCCGGACGGCCCTGCCGCCGGTGCGGGACCACCGTCGACGTCGGGCCCGTGCGCCGTCCGCCCATGCAGCGCCCGGCCTTCTGGTGCCCGGGCTGCCAGCCGGTGCCTCCGGGCGCGCGGCACCCGGGGGTGTGGCGCGCGCGAGCCGAGAACACCCCGTCACGCTGA